From the Carya illinoinensis cultivar Pawnee chromosome 4, C.illinoinensisPawnee_v1, whole genome shotgun sequence genome, one window contains:
- the LOC122306341 gene encoding protein FAR-RED ELONGATED HYPOCOTYL 3-like: MNAFFDGYVHAGTTLKEFVDQFDNALRKKVEVETTTDFNSSNQTIPCVSPFNIEKQFQKVYTNAKFKEVQRELMGLMCCNCWLVSTQGCILTFDVLDEISFDEQTKRVHYSVYYNEDECEVKCTCGLFEMRGIICRHALRVCQLKNINVLPDVYFLDRWRKDLKRHYTLIRSSYDDLRGRSDTRNYELMIQRCSKLAAKISSNNDKVHAFLHYVDKFDKTCEDSTCELAFQSTQTNPTVVLDKGKKILSPNVIRGKGRPPNKRKVPPVEKMATKRKKQDGVGETIAGTLWKEGINFWMLTGDKQNTAMQIALSSNFVPPTIRLEYLADKMIAEILRFMNQVSRSNNKNRGLQTSIEAILKATATPHFVESFGSSAAVSRLKAKYNAIVSQL; encoded by the exons atgaatgcattttttgacggGTATGTCCATGCAGGGACGACATTGAAGGAATTTGTCGACCAATTCGATAATGCTCTTAGAAAGAAAGTGGAGGTCGAGACAACGACTGATTTCAATTCTAGCAATCAAACTATCCCCTGCGTCTCCCCTTTCAACATTGAGAAGCAGTTTCAAAAAGTCTACACAAATGCAAAGTTTAAGGAGGTCCAAAGAGAGTTGATGGGACTAATGTGTTGTAATTGTTGGTTGGTAAGCACACAAGGGTGCATTTTAACATTTGATGTGTTGGATGAAATATCGTTTGATGAGCAAACCAAAAGAGTTCATTACTCAGTTTACTATAACGAGGATGAGTGTGAGGTGAAATGCACTTGTGGATTGTTTGAGATGAGGGGGATTATATGTAGGCATGCACTTAGAGTTTGtcagttgaaaaatattaatgtcctgCCAGATGTATATTTCCTAGATCGATGGAGAAAGGACCTAAAGAGGCATTACACATTAATCAGAAGTAGTTATGATGACCTCCGGGGTAGATCAGACACGCGTAATTATGAGCTTATGATCCAAAGATGTTCGAAATTAGCTGCAAAAATATCCTCAAACAATGACAAAGTCCATGCATTTCTACACTATGTTGACAAGTTTGATAAAACATGTGAAGATTCAACGTGTGAGTTGGCATTCCAATCAACTCAGACCAACCCAACGGTGGTGTTGGATAAGGGTAAAAAGATTTTAAGCCCGAACGTTATTCGAGGGAAAGGGAGACCTCCAAATAAGAGGAAGGTTCCACCCGTAGAGAAGAtggcaacaaagagaaaaaaacag GATGGTGTTGGGGAAACAATAGCTGGTACCCTTTGGAAAGAAGGAATAAACTTTTGGATGTTAACTGGTGACAAGCAGAATACTGCCATGCAGATTGCTCTCTCATCCAATTTTGTACCCCCAA CCATTAGGTTGGAATATTTGGCTGACAAGATGATTGCTGAGATTTTGAGGTTTATGAACCAAGTTTCAAGATC GAACAATAAAAATCGTGGTCTGCAAACTTCTATTGAAGCCATCTTGAAGGCTACTGCCACACCACATTTTGTAGAGTCCTTTGGAAGTTCGGCTGCTGTGTCTAGGCTGAAAGCTAAATATAATGCAATTGTGAGTCAATTGTGA